One window of Nymphaea colorata isolate Beijing-Zhang1983 chromosome 1, ASM883128v2, whole genome shotgun sequence genomic DNA carries:
- the LOC116266358 gene encoding BURP domain protein RD22-like translates to MNCPPNHAPLYFQREDLQPGSKMNVTMMITPVASSGGRFFPRQRAQAIPFSTSNITAILKMFSIEPESDRASLTRETLEDCEAAAIKEEVKHCATSLESMIDFVVAELGTRQIHAVATSAVNREEAAKVRSYRVGAGGGRMLSNKVMACHNTVFPFAVFYCHNFAGTRVYMVPLVAEDGSRVNAIALCHFDTSNWNPQHESFRVLGVKPGTVPICHFIVEGLAWVPN, encoded by the coding sequence ATGAATTGCCCACCGAACCATGCACCTCTTTATTTCCAGAGGGAAGACCTGCAGCCTGGTAGCAAGATGAACGTCACCATGATGATCACCCCCGTAGCTTCTAGTGGTGGTCGTTTCTTCCCCCGCCAGCGAGCTCAAGCAATTCCCTTCTCAACCTCCAATATCACTGCCATCCTCAAGATGTTCTCCATCGAACCCGAATCCGACCGTGCATCTCTTACCAGGGAAACACTTGAGGATTGTGAGGCGGCTGCAATTAAAGAAGAAGTAAAGCATTGTGCAACATCACTAGAGTCGATGATCGATTTCGTTGTTGCGGAGTTGGGAACAAGACAGATTCATGCGGTGGCCACTTCTGCTGTTAACAGAGAGGAGGCTGCGAAGGTCAGGAGTTACAGAGTAGGTGCTGGTGGTGGAAGGATGCTGTCCAATAAAGTCATGGCATGCCACAACACTGTGTTTCCTTTTGCTGTGTTCTACTGTCACAATTTCGCTGGCACAAGGGTGTACATGGTTCCGTTGGTTGCTGAAGATGGTAGCCGAGTGAACGCCATTGCTTTGTGTCATTTCGATACATCAAACTGGAATCCCCAGCATGAGAGCTTCAGGGTGCTGGGTGTGAAGCCAGGAACTGTGCCCATTTGCCACTTTATTGTAGAGGGCCTTGCTTGGGTTCCCAACTGA
- the LOC126410592 gene encoding probable leucine-rich repeat receptor-like protein kinase At1g35710 — protein MRSDRLLLLFFLLWSLCSLGDARAQSLQAEAKALLKWRDSLQDAHVLNSSWSFLKSRYGAPCQWDGIQCSSDKTSVVKISLQNKGLRGTLNYFDFAAFPNLAHFDLRGNNLNGSIPDGIGNLSKLTFLDLSVNQFSGSLPVTMANVTQISEFWISDNFIDGELIPSFFTNWRNLTRLVLFGNKLTGNIPLEIGQLEKLTRLDLAHNLFQGPIPSSIGNMSSLTSLNLSVNNLFGRVPSEMGKLSSLVELSLYSNQLTGSMPKALGNLSGLSHMIILQNKLSGEIPSEIGNLMKLTDLDLTDNSFLGSIPPEIGKLKNLVSIKLSFNSLAGPLPTSIGQLSSLVNLIINDNHLTGTIPQTIGELTNLDFLDLDTNSLTGSIPVQIGNLSSLQHLFLGVNLLTGTIPQELWKLSALIELDLASNFLPGLVPPSIGNLSDLYFLNLSNNSLFGTLPPQMSNLTSLGQLFLSANNLFGSLPSIICKGGMPFVLSASNNHFTGSIPESLRNCTSLYKLTLSGNQLSGNISEAFGSYPNLLRIDISNNQLTGELSPSWSGCHSLQRLDFSNNHIIGKIPGSISQLERFQEE, from the exons ATGAGAAGCGACCGGCTGCTCctgcttttcttccttctttggaGTCTTTGTTCATTAGGAGACGCACGTGCTCAGTCATTGCAGGCAGAAGCAAAAGCACTTCTCAAGTGGAGAGACAGTCTCCAAGACGCCCACGTGCTGAATTCCTCTTGGTCATTCCTCAAATCCAGATATGGCGCTCCCTGCCAGTGGGACGGGATACAGTGCAGCAGCGATAAAACGAGTGTCGTCAAGATAAGTCTTCAAAATAAAGGTCTTCGAGGTACACTCAACTATTTCGACTTCGCTGCCTTCCCTAATCTTGCACATTTCGATCTCAGAGGTAACAATCTCAATGGAAGCATTCCTGATGGTATAGGCAACCTCTCCAAACTTACCTTCCTAGATTTATCGGTGAACCAGTTTTCTGGCAGCTTACCCGTTACTATGGCCAATGTTACTCAAATTTCTGAGTTCTGGATATCAGACAACTTTATTGATGGAGAGCTAATACCGAGCTTTTTCACCAATTGGAGGAACCTTACTCGTCTTGTGCTTTTTGGCAACAAACTAACCGGCAACATCCCTCTAGAAATAGGCCAGTTGGAGAAGCTGACACGCTTGGATCTAGCTCATAATCTTTTCCAAGGACCAATCCCATCTTCCATAGGCAACATGTCTAGCCTTACAAGTTTAAACCTCTCAGTGAATAATCTATTCGGACGTGTCCCTTCAGAAATGGGGAAACTTAGCAGCCTGGTCGAGTTAAGCCTTTACTCAAACCAACTCACAGGTTCAATGCCTAAGGCGCTAGGGAATTTGTCTGGCTTGTCTCACATGATCATCCTTCAAAATAAGTTGTCTGGTGAGATCCCTTCTGAGATTGGAAATCTCATGAAACTCACCGATTTGGACCTAACCGACAACTCCTTTCTTGGATCCATACCACCTGAAATAGGAAAGCTTAAGAACCTTGTTTctataaaattgtcattcaaCTCCCTCGCAGGACCTCTCCCTACTTCTATTGGACAATTATCTAGTCTAGTGAATCTAATCATCAATGACAACCATCTTACTGGAACTATTCCACAGACGATAGGAGAGCTCACAAATCTCGACTTCTTGGACCTTGATACCAACTCACTTACAGGTTCCATTCCAGTGCAGATTGGAAACCTGTCCAGTCTGCAGCATTTGTTCCTTGGAGTAAATTTGCTGACTGGGACCATTCCACAAGAGTTATGGAAGCTCAGTGCGCTCATTGAATTGGATTTAGCGTCTAACTTTCTTCCAGGTTTGGTCCCTCCTTCAATAGGTAACCTGTCTGATCTTTACTTCCTGAACCTGAGCAATAATAGCCTCTTCGGCACTCTACCTCCACAAATGAGTAATCTGACAAGTCTAGGCCAGTTGTTCCTTTCAGCGAATAATCTCTTCGGTTCTTTACCATCAATAATATGTAAGGGTGGCATGCCCTTCGTCTTATCTGCTTCCAACAACCATTTCACTGGATCAATACCAGAAAGCTTGAGGAATTGTACAAGCTTATACAAACTCACTTTAAGTGGGAACCAACTTAGTGGTAACATTTCAGAGGCATTTGGATCATATCCGAACCTGTTGCGCATTGACATAAGCAACAATCAACTAACAGGAGAGCTCTCGCCGAGCTGGAGTGGATGTCACAGTCTTCAACGGTTGGATTTCTCTAATAACCACATCATCGGCAAGATTCCAGGTTCAATTTCTCAACTG GAGAGATTCCAAGAGGAATAG
- the LOC116266433 gene encoding MDIS1-interacting receptor like kinase 2-like — MSNNHISGGIPSEIGMLKNLQYLDLSSNNLSGPIPEELGNSTTLIRLKLSKNTLNGKIPSQLGNLAGLSMLLDLSRNMLTGTIPDQLGKLNHLEKLNLSHNKLIGTIPSSLAGMVSLTSVDLSFNSLIGPLPNNSAFLNASVESFIGNLGLCGGVNLRPCKPPKDVIHQKKSQTLEAIVTPVAAVLILLFLVTGTCKICQKTKLRRRNKSRIIVETSQGNDFFSIWNYDGKLAYEDIVNATKNFSDDYVVGTGGHGSVYKVELPTGQIVAVKKFNQQGSDTLTDFGFRNEIIALTEVRHRNIVKLYGFCKHPHCSFLVYEYVERGSVANILSSNEEAGGLDWEKRVNIITGVADALSYMHHDHSIPIIHRDISSKNILLYPDFVACVSDFGTARLLNPNSSNWTRRVGTHGYMAPELAYTMRVTKKCDVYSFGVLALEVLMGRHPGEQLSSFAVLTEQEMDVKLWDMLDQRISAPMDQEAEKVLFVAKLAVMCTYVNPETRPTMRAVSRHLSSTHKKGLFFFNLFEDSL, encoded by the exons ATGAGTAACAATCATATTTCTGGTGGCATACCATCAGAGATTggaatgttaaaaaatttgcaGTATTTGGATTTGTCATCAAACAACCTTAGCGGACCAATACCTGAAGAGCTTGGGAATTCTACTACGTTGATTCGATTGAAGCTGAGTAAAAATACCTTGAACGGAAAAATTCCTTCTCAGTTGGGGAACTTGGCAGGACTATCTATGCTGCTAGATCTTAGCCGTAACATGCTAACAGGGACAATACCAGACCAACTTGGGAAGTTAAATCATCTGGAGAAGCTCAAtctttcccataacaagctcATAGGTACAATCCCATCATCTTTGGCAGGAATGGTTAGTTTGACTTCAGTTGATTTGTCCTTTAACAGTCTCATAGGTCCTCTCCCAAACAACTCTGCCTTCCTGAATGCTTCGGTAGAGTCATTTATAGGCAATCTTGGCTTATGTGGAGGAGTTAACTTGCGTCCATGCAAGCCTCCAAAAGATGTTATACACCAAAAGAAAAGTCAAACATTGGAGGCGATTGTTACTCCAGTTGCTGCAGTCCTCATTCTTCTGTTCCTGGTTACTGGAACTTGCAAGATctgtcaaaaaacaaaattgagaaGGCGAAACAAGAGCAGAATCATTGTTGAAACAAGCCaaggaaatgattttttctccATATGGAACTATGACGGTAAACTTGCTTATGAGGATATTGTCAATGCTACAAAGAATTTCAGTGATGACTATGTTGTTGGTACAGGAGGTCATGGTAGCGTCTACAAAGTTGAACTCCCCACAGGTCAAATAGTGGCAGTCAAGAAGTTCAATCAACAGGGTAGTGATACGTTGACAGACTTCGGCTTCAGAAATGAGATTATAGCATTGACAGAAGTCCGCCATAGAAACATAGTCAAGCTCTATGGGTTCTGTAAGCATCCTCACTGCTCATTCTTAGTGTATGAATATGTAGAGAGGGGAAGCGTGGCAAACATACTAAGCAGCAATGAAGAGGCTGGAGGATTAGATTGGGAAAAGAGGGTGAATATCATAACTGGTGTTGCAGATGCTTTGTCATATATGCATCATGATCATTCAATTCCAATAATCCACCGTGACATCTCCAGCAAGAACATTTTGTTATATCCAGATTTTGTTGCATGTGTTTCTGATTTTGGAACGGCAAGATTACTAAACCCAAATTCATCCAACTGGACTAGGCGTGTAGGTACGCATGGCTACATGGCTCCAG AGTTGGCATACACCATGAGAGTGACAAAGAAATGTGATGTCTATAGCTTTGGAGTGCTAGCACTTGAAGTTCTGATGGGAAGGCATCCTGGGGAGCAACTATCATCTTTTGCGGTTCTCACAGAGCAAGAGATGGATGTAAAGCTCTGGGATATGTTGGACCAACGTATATCAGCTCCAATGGACCAAGAAGCAGAGAAAGTGCTTTTTGTAGCCAAACTTGCTGTCATGTGCACATATGTGAATCCAGAAACACGGCCTACAATGCGTGCTGTTTCTCGGCATCTTTCCAGTACTCATAAAAAAggtcttttcttcttcaatctcTTCGAAGACAGTCTGTAA
- the LOC116249266 gene encoding BURP domain-containing protein 5-like, whose translation MADLVSFFSLSTLFLLLAGATNTNNGSLAMKAYWNEVFPGIPIPDVIRALLPSPTQTSGLVGRGYGNVDIVVKSSRSWIRLWSVLGDAHNDRSNNWSPNLAPLYFLRKDLLSGSKMNVTMMITPSANEASTVGGVSSEPTFLPRKQAHEIPFSTSNLTTILKMFSIEPHSHHASLTRQTLVDCKMPALKGELKYCATSLESMIDFVVAEFGTNEIHAAITSVVNREEEVKARIYRVGVGGGG comes from the exons ATGGCGGACTTGGTTTCGTTCTTCTCACTTTCGACTCTCTTCCTG CTGCTTGCTGGGGCGACGAACACAAACAACGGCTCTCTCGCTATGAAAGCCTACTGGAATGAGGTCTTCCCTGGCATCCCCATTCCCGACGTCATTCGAGCTCTCTTACCATCCCCTACTCAGACATCAG GACTAGTTGGACGTGGTTATGGCAACGTCGACATAGTTGTAAAAAGTTCCCGAAGTTGGATCAGACTTTGGAGTGTATTGGGCGATGCCCATAATGATCGTAGTAATAATTGGTCACCGAACCTTGCGCCTCTTTATTTCCTAAGGAAAGACTTGCTGTCTGGTAGTAAGATGAACGTCACCATGATGATCACCCCCTCCGCAAATGAAGCTTCTACTGTTGGTGGTGTCAGCTCTGAGCCGACCTTCTTGCCACGCAAACAAGCTCATGAAATTCCCTTCTCTACCTCCAACCTCACTACAATCCTTAAGATGTTCTCTATTGAACCCCACTCTCATCATGCGTCTCTTACCAGGCAAACGCTTGTTGATTGCAAAATGCCTGCACTTAAAGGAGAACTGAAGTACTGTGCAACATCACTGGAATCCATGATCGATTTTGTTGTTGCGGAGTTCGGAACCAATGAAATTCACGCAGCGATCACTTCTGTTGTTAACAGAGAGGAGGAGGTGAAGGCCAGGATTTACAGAGTAGGTGTTGGTGGGGGAGGGTGA
- the LOC116249276 gene encoding MDIS1-interacting receptor like kinase 2-like, whose product MASTMRREPLLQLLFFILSICSPKNTAAQPLKAESEALLKWRDSLQAAHVLNSSWSFLNSNYGPCHWDGIACSGDNTSIVKISLENQHLQGTLDHFDFAAFPSLAYLDLRGNNFSGSIPNAIGNLSKLSFLDMSVNQFSGSLPESIANLKNLVSINMSFNSLTGPLPTSIGQLPSLVNLTISDNLLTGAIPQTIGELKNLNFLDLDTNSLTGSIPAQIGNLSNLQLLFLEYNFLSGTIPPELWKLSKLTQLDLTSNFLPGTIPPSIGNMSNLYYLALNNNSLSGSLPPQMNNFTSLGFLYLSQNNLSGSLPSDICKGGKLIQFAAFNNHFTGPIPKSLRNCTSLSRLRLHGNQLNGSISEAFGSYPNLSYIDMSNNRLTGALSQNWGGCPRLEHLDFSNNHLTGKIPSSISQMAQLMEINISANYLTGEVPRGIGELSFLLKMDLSNNQISGGIPFEIGRLTKLQELDLSSNNLQGPIPEELGNCDELILLKVSNNSLSGTIPFQIGNLAQLQILLDLSNNMLMGSIPAQLGKLNYLERLNLSHNKLVGTIPSSLAGMLSLTSVDLSFNNLTGPLPNNPAFLNASAESFIGNLDLCGGLALQPCKPPSVGKSHMKSQKFLSIIIPVVAVLILIFLLIGIYKVWQKAMQRHDKRSILAETNHGKDLFSIWNYDGKLAYEDIVSATENFSDEYVIGRGAHGSVYRVELPTDQIVAVKKFNRTGSDVLTDMDFRNEIKALTEVRHRNIVKLYGFCKHPQCSFLVYEYIERGSLASILSSNKEAESLDWAKRVNIITGVADALSYMHHDHSVPVIHRDISSKNILLYPDFSACISDFGTARLLNPDSSNWTGLAGTHGYMAPELAYTMRVTEKCDVYSFGVVALEILMGRHPGELLSSLVILTRQELDVKLRDMLDQRIAAPGDQQEAEMVAAVAKLAVMCIDMKPESRPTMRSVSLHLSSPSRKHYLFKALQENHSNRYDAS is encoded by the exons ATGGCATCAACCATGAGAAGGGAGCCGCTGCTGCAgcttttgttctttattttgaGTATATGTTCACCAAAAAACACGGCTGCTCAGCCGTTAAAGGCAGAATCAGAAGCGCTTCTCAAGTGGAGAGACAGTCTCCAAGCAGCCCATGTACTGAATTCTTCTTGGTCGTTCCTCAACTCTAACTATGGCCCCTGCCACTGGGATGGGATAGCTTGCAGCGGTGACAACACGAGTATTGTCAAGATAAGTCTTGAAAACCAGCATCTTCAAGGTACGCTCGACCATTTCGACTTTGCTGCCTTCCCAAGTCTTGCATATTTGGATCTTAGAGGTAACAATTTTTCTGGAAGCATTCCCAATGCTATAGGCAACCTCTCCAAACTTTCCTTTCTTGACATGTCGGTGAATCAGTTTTCTGGCAGCTTACCGGAAAGTATTGCCAATCTTAAGAACCTTGTTTCTATAAACATGTCATTCAACTCGCTCACGGGTCCTCTCCCTACTTCTATTGGACAACTACCTAGTCTTGTAAATTTAACCATCAGTGACAACCTTCTTACTGGTGCCATTCCTCAGACGATAGGAGAGCTTAAAAATCTCAACTTCTTGGACCTTGATACGAACTCACTTACAGGTTCAATTCCAGCCCAAATTGGAAATCTGTCCAATCTGCAACTTTTGTTCCTTGAGTACAATTTCTTGAGTGGCACCATTCCACCTGAACTATGGAAGCTTAGTAAGCTCACTCAATTAGACTTGACATCTAACTTTCTTCCAGGTACAATCCCTCCTTCGATAGGTAACATGTCTAATCTTTACTACTTGGCTTTGAACAATAATAGCCTTTCTGGATCTCTACCTCCGCAGATGAATAATTTCACGAGTCTAGGCTTTTTGTACCTTTCACAAAATAATCTCTCTGGTTCTTTACCATCAGACATATGTAAGGGTGGTAAACTCATCCAATTTGCTGCTTTCAACAACCATTTCACTGGACCAATACCAAAAAGCTTGAGGAATTGTACAAGCTTGTCTAGACTTAGATTACATGGGAACCAACTTAATGGCAGCATTTCAGAGGCATTTGGATCCTACCCCAACTTGTCCTACATTGACATGAGCAACAATCGATTAACGGGAGCGCTCTCACAAAACTGGGGCGGATGCCCTAGACTTGAACACTTGGATTTCTCTAACAACCACCTCACTGGCAAGATCCCAAGTTCGATATCCCAAATGGCACAATTGATGGAGATAAATATTTCTGCCAATTATTTAACTGGAGAGGTTCCAAGAGGAATAGGGGAACTATCATTCTTGCTGAAGATGGACTTGAGCAACAATCAAATTTCAGGGGGCATACCATTTGAGATTGGCAGGTTGACAAAATTGCAGGAACTGGATTTATCATCCAACAACCTCCAAGGACCAATACCTGAGGAGCTTGGGAATTGTGATGAATTGATTCTATTGAAGGTGAGCAACAACAGCTTAAGCGGAACAATTCCTTTTCAGATAGGAAACTTGGCACAGTTGCAGATACTACTAGATCTTAGCAATAACATGCTAATGGGGTCGATACCAGCCCAACTTGGGAAATTAAATTATCTGGAGAGACTCaacctttcccataacaagcttgTGGGTACAATCCCATCATCTTTGGCAGGAATGCTTAGTTTGACGTCAGTCGATTTGTCCTTTAACAATCTCACGGGGCCTCTTCCAAACAACCCTGCATTTCTGAATGCTTCAGCAGAATCATTCATAGGTAACCTTGACTTATGTGGAGGACTTGCCTTGCAGCCATGCAAGCCTCCCTCAGTGGGAAAAAGTCATATGAAAAGTCAAAAATTTTTGTCCATCATTATTCCAGTGGTTGCTGTGCTCATTCTTATATTCCTTCTTATTGGAATTTACAAAGTTTGGCAAAAAGCAATGCAGAGGCATGACAAAAGAAGCATTCTTGCCGAAACAAACCATGGAAAGGATCTATTTTCTATATGGAACTATGATGGCAAACTTGCTTATGAGGATATTGTCAGTGCTACAGAGAATTTCAGTGACGAGTATGTTATTGGTAGAGGAGCACATGGTAGCGTTTATAGAGTTGAACTACCCACAGATCAAATTGTGGCTGTCAAGAAGTTCAATCGGACTGGTAGTGATGTGTTAACAGACATGGACTTCAGAAATGAGATTAAAGCATTGACAGAAGTCCGCCACAGGAACATAGTCAAGCTCTATGGATTCTGTAAGCATCCTCAATGCTCATTCTTGGTGTATGAATACATAGAGAGAGGAAGCTTGGCAAGCATACTAAGCAGCAACAAAGAGGCTGAAAGTTTAGACTGGGCAAAAAGGGTGAACATCATAACTGGTGTTGCCGATGCTTTGTCATACATGCATCATGACCATTCAGTTCCAGTAATCCATCGGGACATCTCTAGCAAGAACATTTTGTTATATCCCGATTTCAGTGCATGCATTTCAGACTTTGGAACAGCTAGACTACTGAACCCAGATTCATCAAATTGGACTGGCCTTGCAGGGACACACGGCTACATGGCACCAG AGTTGGCATATACCATGAGAGTAACAGAGAAGTGTGATGTCTACAGCTTTGGGGTGGTAGCTCTTGAAATTCTGATGGGAAGGCACCCAGGGGAACTATTATCATCTTTGGTTATTCTCACAAGGCAAGAACTTGATGTAAAGCTCAGGGATATGCTGGACCAACGAATAGCAGCTCCAGGGGACCAGCAAGAAGCAGAGATGGTGGCTGCTGTAGCCAAGCTTGCAGTCATGTGCATAGACATGAAACCGGAATCACGGCCTACAATGCGCTCTGTTTCTCTGCATCTTTCCTCTCCCAGCAGAAAGCATTATTTGTTCAAAGCCTTACAAGAGAATCACTCAAACAGATACGATGCATCATGA